Proteins found in one Amblyraja radiata isolate CabotCenter1 chromosome 15, sAmbRad1.1.pri, whole genome shotgun sequence genomic segment:
- the sfxn2 gene encoding sideroflexin-2 isoform X3 yields the protein MAGNMMDLSKFNIDAPRWNQSTFMGRLKHFFNITDPRTVGVSNANLDKAKDLVDRCRAGTLLPGTTKEQLLYAKKLYDSAFHPDSGDRMNLIGRMSFQVPGGMAITGLMLQFYRSVPAVVFWQWVNQSFNALVNYTNRNAASPITAKQIGVAYLTATSTALATAVGLNLYTKKAPPLLARWVPFVAVAAANCVNIPMMRQQEIISGIAVTDENENKLGESRIAAVKGITQVVISRVTMAAPGMKN from the exons ATGGCAGGAAACATGATGGATCTCAGTAAATTTAACATTGACGCCCCGAGATGGAATCAGAGCACTTTCATGGGACGGTTAAAGCACTTTTTCAACATCACAGACCCACGCACAGTGGGTGTATCCAATGCAAACCTCGATAAGGCAAAGGATCTGGTGGACAGATGCAG AGCTGGCACTCTACTCCCGGGTACGACCAAGGAACAGTTGCTGTACGCAAAGAAGCTCTACGACTCTGCGTTCCACCCCGACAGCGGAGACAGGATGAACTTAATTGGGCGAATGTCATTTCAAGTCCCTGGCGGCATGGCAATCACTGGCTTAATGCTACAGTTTTACAG GTCTGTTCCAGCTGTGGTATTTTGGCAGTGGGTGAATCAGTCATTCAATGCCTTGGTCAACTACACTAATAGAAATGCTGCATCGCCAATAACTGCAAA ACAAATAGGCGTTGCGTACTTAACTGCAACCAGCACTGCGCTGGCCACTGCTGTTGGATTGAACCTCTACACAAAG AAAGCTCCACCCCTATTGGCCCGTTGGGTCCCTTTTGTTGCCGTGGCAGCTGCTAACTGCGTAAACATTCCAATGATGAGACAGCA GGAAATTATAAGTGGAATCGCCGTGACTGATGAAAATGAGAATAAGCTGGGAGAATCCAGG ATTGCAGCTGTAAAGGGTATCACGCAAGTGGTGATCTCTAGAGTTACCATGGCCGCTCCAGGAATGA